A genome region from Gigantopelta aegis isolate Gae_Host chromosome 3, Gae_host_genome, whole genome shotgun sequence includes the following:
- the LOC121367924 gene encoding uncharacterized protein LOC121367924, with protein sequence MNGNNNLYGAPNPAPGVTTVWVSGQDDQLSPMMNNFGSLSLQDAGTAPQNQFFIPQQTFSNTGGVTTSMGLTSNLNNNSQYYVVSVTPSPMEAKPELQPFTFPAADSNINLYANGLINDPPAEQKTLTHQTVTSPALVTQNLVQQSAYFPQATLYQQPQNSFQSGPLYSSIPVNGFEPSSPMSTKLIYNSTGEPTESSSNTDFSSTASSPYGSLPSSPRPEQQSEPPSFQPVAPNYTRPKEKDLCMRCGKKVYAMEKIGPVKYVVYHKLCFRCVVCTSLLTLKNFHHNPNEMEDLNVYCQSHRPKEDSGTLDANSVSIQKALKVPKLGQVNEQVRGGPDAMKGGKLDINTVSIQTALNAPKADLMSPDLLKTAGQAYFFDSEDINVQHVRNIPATDLHVANKQREKVWSRNERKAEPMPPQGVMGYSPEEEYYQRQLYQYEGVPQPDYY encoded by the coding sequence ATGAACGGGAACAATAATCTATACGGCGCGCCCAACCCCGCCCCTGGGGTAACCACCGTGTGGGTCTCTGGACAGGACGACCAACTATCGCCGATGATGAACAACTTTGGCTCTCTTTCCCTGCAAGACGCCGGAACTGCACCACAAAACCAGTTCTTCATCCCCCAGCAGACGTTCTCCAATACAGGCGGAGTCACGACGTCGATGGGGTTAACGTCGAACTTGAACAACAATTCACAGTACTACGTCGTATCGGTGACACCGTCACCAATGGAAGCGAAACCAGAGCTACAACCGTTCACGTTTCCAGCGGCCGACTCGAATATCAACTTATACGCCAACGGCTTGATTAATGATCCTCCTGCCGAGCAGAAGACGCTGACCCATCAAACTGTCACGTCTCCGGCGCTTGTAACTCAAAACCTGGTCCAGCAGTCGGCATACTTTCCTCAGGCGACACTATACCAGCAGCCTCAGAACAGTTTTCAATCGGGACCGTTGTACTCATCCATTCCTGTAAACGGATTCGAGCCCAGTTCGCCAATGTCGACAAAATTGATATACAATTCGACTGGGGAGCCCACAGAGTCTTCCAGTAATACAGACTTCAGTTCCACGGCCTCCAGTCCGTATGGTTCGCTGCCGTCTTCACCAAGGCCGGAGCAGCAGTCGGAGCCTCCCAGCTTCCAACCCGTGGCTCCCAACTACACCAGGCCGAAAGAGAAAGACCTCTGTATGAGGTGCGGGAAGAAAGTTTACGCCATGGAAAAGATCGGCCCTGTTAAGTATGTGGTGTACCATAAACTGTGTTTCCGCTGTGTCGTCTGCACGTCTCTGCTTACCCTGAAGAACTTTCACCATAACCCAAACGAAATGGAGGATTTGAACGTTTACTGCCAGTCGCATCGCCCGAAAGAGGACAGTGGGACCCTGGACGCCAATTCCGTGTCCATCCAAAAGGCGCTGAAAGTTCCGAAACTGGGGCAGGTGAACGAACAGGTTCGCGGCGGACCAGACGCGATGAAAGGAGGGAAACTAGATATCAACACGGTCAGCATCCAGACGGCTTTAAACGCTCCTAAAGCTGACCTCATGTCGCCAGATCTGCTGAAGACGGCTGGACAGGCCTACTTCTTTGACTCGGAGGATATAAACGTGCAGCACGTGCGTAACATTCCCGCCACGGACCTGCACGTGGCGAACAAGCAGCGCGAGAAGGTGTGGTCACGTAATGAGAGGAAGGCAGAGCCCATGCCGCCCCAGGGGGTGATGGGTTACTCACCAGAGGAAGAATATTATCAGAGACAGCTGTACCAGTATGAAGGGGTACCGCAACCGGATTATTACTGA